From the genome of Methylomonas sp. UP202, one region includes:
- a CDS encoding cupin domain-containing protein, giving the protein MQAIDRSSAEHYQWGAACDGWHLVKRADMSVISERVPPGASEVRHFHAGARQFFYILRGDAIMEINGKRIQLSQGQGIEVAPGTPHQFVNESIADVEFLVISLPATTGDRIEV; this is encoded by the coding sequence ATGCAAGCAATCGACCGTTCATCCGCCGAGCACTATCAATGGGGCGCCGCCTGCGACGGCTGGCATCTTGTAAAACGCGCCGACATGTCGGTTATCTCCGAACGCGTACCGCCCGGCGCAAGCGAAGTACGACATTTTCACGCAGGCGCTCGCCAGTTTTTCTACATTTTGCGAGGGGATGCCATCATGGAAATAAACGGCAAACGCATCCAGTTGTCCCAAGGGCAAGGTATTGAAGTGGCTCCAGGTACTCCGCATCAATTTGTGAATGAATCCATTGCGGACGTCGAGTTTCTGGTGATTTCTCTTCCAGCCACTACAGGCGATCGTATTGAGGTTTAA
- a CDS encoding NIPSNAP family protein, with protein sequence MVTCYLRYIIDPFKLKEFEHYGKLWIPLFEKFGGKRHGYFMPSEGANNIALALFTFPSLALYEEYRTQSRQDPECLAAFQYAEDTRCIVSYERSFFRPVFN encoded by the coding sequence ATGGTTACTTGCTATCTTCGCTACATCATTGACCCTTTCAAGCTCAAGGAATTTGAGCATTACGGAAAACTCTGGATTCCACTCTTCGAAAAATTTGGCGGCAAACGCCACGGGTACTTCATGCCGTCTGAAGGCGCAAACAATATTGCTTTGGCATTGTTTACCTTTCCAAGTCTGGCTTTGTACGAGGAGTACAGAACCCAGTCGCGTCAAGATCCAGAATGCTTGGCCGCATTCCAATACGCTGAGGACACTCGCTGTATTGTTAGTTATGAACGCAGCTTTTTTAGGCCTGTTTTCAATTGA
- a CDS encoding PaaI family thioesterase: MDVSQLPFNRLIGLELAHPDSGFLVCLPDKLQFTNHLGTVHGSALLAVAEAGSGAFLSQYFANETGVVPVVRKLEAKFRKPASGQVSARCEVASDELVRWSTEFASRGRVSASIPVEVVDGNGAVVLSAAVEWFIVRDMPNLR; encoded by the coding sequence ATGGACGTCTCGCAATTACCCTTCAATCGGCTTATCGGACTTGAGCTCGCCCATCCGGATAGCGGCTTTTTAGTTTGCTTGCCCGATAAACTGCAATTCACCAATCATCTCGGCACCGTTCATGGCAGTGCCTTATTAGCGGTTGCCGAGGCGGGCTCCGGTGCATTCCTTTCGCAATATTTTGCTAACGAAACCGGAGTTGTCCCGGTCGTTAGAAAACTCGAAGCCAAGTTTCGTAAACCAGCGTCTGGTCAGGTATCCGCCCGATGCGAAGTAGCCTCTGACGAACTTGTCCGCTGGTCGACCGAGTTTGCGTCTCGTGGGCGGGTATCAGCGTCTATTCCGGTCGAGGTTGTCGATGGAAACGGCGCTGTAGTCCTGTCAGCAGCCGTCGAGTGGTTTATCGTCCGCGATATGCCGAATTTACGCTAA
- a CDS encoding GNAT family N-acetyltransferase, producing MNLPLIIRPAEASDAERISQLISSVANCCTISPTGEGAELFFSSISAQAIGGYIANADFLYLLGSFGDTLAGIVAVRDARHLFHLFVGSTFQNEGIGTALALRAIELSQAASPSETFTVNSSLPAVPFYARLGFQPQGPSIEANGVAFVPMQLATADLDYALPQSWL from the coding sequence ATGAACTTACCGCTGATTATCCGTCCCGCCGAGGCTAGCGATGCCGAGCGCATTAGCCAACTGATTAGCAGCGTTGCCAACTGTTGTACGATTTCCCCGACTGGCGAGGGTGCCGAGTTGTTTTTTTCGAGTATTTCCGCCCAAGCGATTGGCGGTTACATCGCCAACGCCGATTTCCTTTATCTGCTGGGGTCGTTCGGCGATACGCTGGCCGGCATCGTTGCCGTCCGCGACGCGCGGCACCTTTTTCATCTGTTCGTCGGGTCTACTTTTCAAAACGAAGGCATCGGTACAGCATTGGCGTTGCGAGCTATCGAGTTATCGCAGGCCGCAAGTCCGTCGGAAACCTTCACGGTTAATTCCTCGCTGCCCGCCGTACCATTTTATGCGAGGCTTGGCTTTCAGCCGCAAGGGCCTAGTATCGAAGCAAATGGCGTGGCGTTTGTCCCGATGCAATTGGCGACTGCAGACCTAGACTATGCTTTACCGCAATCGTGGCTATGA
- a CDS encoding NAD(P)H-dependent oxidoreductase, whose amino-acid sequence MKILALSGSLRAASINSAVLRVVRELAPASIEVRLFTTLGDLPLYNPDLESAPPAAAQLLRDEVASADVLLIASPEYAHGVTGTIKNALDWLVAFEGFVYKPVAVLNAAPRAHHADAALRETLITMSATLIEAASITLPLPSANIGEADLLAVPELVSLLGGVLAQIERAVNQSPAMKPYLDSSLYIDTQHPAIVAQAAKLAVGCADEEEIAKRCFEFVRDEIKHSWDYRLNPVTCKASEVLIHGTGYCYAKSHLLAALLRANGIPAGMCYQRLTIDGDQPPYCLHGLNAVYLQQYGWYRIDARGNKPGVNADFCPPLERLAFPIMNPLEQDLPGIRAQPLPVVVKALTEHQTVEQVYQNLPDIAASDQ is encoded by the coding sequence ATGAAAATACTGGCTTTATCCGGCAGCTTGCGGGCAGCGTCCATCAATTCCGCCGTGCTGCGGGTCGTAAGAGAATTAGCGCCGGCCTCGATCGAAGTCCGTCTGTTTACCACGCTTGGCGATTTGCCCTTATACAATCCGGATTTGGAAAGCGCGCCTCCGGCCGCTGCACAGCTATTACGCGACGAAGTCGCCTCGGCGGATGTCTTGCTGATCGCCAGCCCGGAATATGCTCACGGCGTCACCGGTACCATTAAAAACGCATTGGACTGGCTGGTGGCATTCGAGGGTTTTGTGTACAAACCTGTGGCAGTATTGAACGCGGCACCGCGCGCCCATCATGCCGATGCCGCACTCCGGGAAACCTTGATTACGATGTCGGCCACACTGATCGAAGCCGCATCGATCACCTTGCCGTTGCCGAGCGCCAATATCGGCGAAGCAGACCTGCTGGCTGTGCCGGAATTAGTTTCATTGCTGGGCGGTGTGTTGGCGCAAATCGAACGCGCGGTGAATCAATCGCCGGCGATGAAACCATACCTCGACAGCAGCCTTTATATAGATACTCAACATCCGGCGATTGTCGCGCAAGCCGCAAAGTTAGCTGTCGGTTGCGCCGATGAGGAAGAAATCGCCAAACGCTGTTTCGAATTCGTCCGCGACGAGATCAAGCATAGTTGGGACTACCGGTTGAACCCAGTCACTTGCAAAGCTTCCGAGGTGTTAATCCACGGTACCGGCTACTGTTACGCCAAAAGCCATTTGCTGGCGGCGCTATTGCGCGCCAACGGCATCCCGGCCGGAATGTGTTACCAACGGTTGACGATAGACGGCGACCAGCCTCCTTATTGCCTGCACGGTTTGAATGCGGTTTACCTACAACAATACGGCTGGTACCGGATCGATGCACGCGGCAATAAGCCCGGGGTGAACGCGGACTTTTGCCCGCCGCTGGAAAGATTGGCGTTTCCGATAATGAATCCTTTGGAGCAAGATTTACCCGGCATCCGGGCGCAACCCTTGCCGGTCGTTGTCAAAGCCTTAACCGAACACCAAACTGTCGAGCAGGTTTATCAAAACTTGCCGGACATTGCCGCTAGCGATCAATGA
- a CDS encoding GNAT family N-acetyltransferase — MTFDILIADTDADIQACFPVFSELRPHLKQEQFLAQIRRQQAQTYQILAVRQQGAVKSVAGFRFAEFLAWGKILYVDDLVTLSGETSQGFAGALLDWLIEHAQVHGCRGVHLDSGYPRHQAHRLYLNKGFQLSSHHFSLAFNI, encoded by the coding sequence ATGACTTTCGATATTTTAATTGCCGATACCGATGCCGACATTCAAGCCTGTTTCCCGGTGTTCAGCGAGTTGCGCCCGCATCTCAAGCAGGAGCAGTTTCTAGCGCAGATTCGCCGCCAGCAAGCACAGACCTACCAAATTCTGGCTGTTAGACAACAAGGTGCCGTTAAAAGCGTGGCGGGGTTTCGTTTCGCCGAGTTTTTGGCCTGGGGCAAGATACTGTATGTCGACGATTTGGTCACGTTAAGCGGCGAGACTTCGCAAGGTTTTGCCGGTGCCTTGCTCGATTGGCTGATTGAGCATGCGCAAGTGCACGGTTGCCGTGGCGTACATCTGGATTCCGGTTATCCGCGCCATCAGGCGCATCGATTGTATCTTAACAAGGGCTTTCAACTGAGCAGCCACCACTTTTCCCTGGCATTTAACATTTAG
- a CDS encoding autoinducer binding domain-containing protein — MKAWQETQLQALQTCDSEHQIFQTIVSMGAELGFDYCTYGLRLALPLSNPKIVKKSNYPTAWQAQYQTRNYCAIDPTVKHALRSSLPILWTDGLFASTSDFWEEARSFGLRYGWAQSMRDSPGATGMLTLARSDETLSETELAAKAFKMAWLAQNAHIALSRRLLPKLLPEADTKLSNREIAVLRWTADGKTAGEIASIMKITERTVNFHISNAATKLNAANKTSAAVKAAMLGFL; from the coding sequence ATGAAAGCCTGGCAAGAAACTCAACTTCAAGCACTGCAGACTTGCGATAGCGAACATCAGATTTTTCAAACTATTGTTTCAATGGGAGCGGAATTGGGTTTTGATTACTGCACCTACGGACTCAGGTTGGCGCTGCCGCTGAGCAATCCGAAGATCGTGAAAAAGAGTAATTATCCTACGGCTTGGCAAGCGCAATATCAAACGAGAAACTATTGTGCGATCGATCCTACCGTTAAACATGCCCTACGCTCGTCTTTGCCTATCCTGTGGACGGACGGTTTGTTCGCCTCAACTTCGGACTTTTGGGAGGAAGCGCGTTCGTTCGGGTTACGTTATGGTTGGGCGCAATCCATGCGGGATTCCCCCGGCGCAACCGGCATGCTCACTTTAGCGCGCTCCGATGAGACGCTTAGCGAAACAGAGCTTGCGGCCAAGGCTTTCAAAATGGCGTGGTTGGCCCAAAATGCGCATATTGCCTTGTCGCGCAGATTGTTACCCAAATTATTGCCGGAAGCGGATACGAAATTATCGAACCGCGAGATTGCGGTATTACGCTGGACCGCCGATGGCAAGACTGCCGGCGAAATCGCCAGCATCATGAAAATCACCGAGCGTACCGTCAATTTTCATATCAGCAATGCCGCAACGAAATTAAATGCAGCCAACAAAACCTCGGCGGCCGTCAAAGCGGCAATGCTGGGTTTTTTGTGA
- a CDS encoding heme-binding protein, translating to MKKQTKRLLIFLTLLPLQANVHAAENSYMLPLTLAVEAANETVRSCEALGYNVSVAFVDMSGQPRVQLKSDKSTPHTFETAYRKAYTIVTFGPNYHIETSGQVADLMSKNPAIYNAVLTIPNVTPLPGALAIKVKGNIIGAIGVSGAPGGDKDEACAQAGIDKISSRLPE from the coding sequence ATGAAAAAACAAACAAAACGTTTGCTGATATTTTTGACACTTTTGCCATTGCAAGCCAATGTGCATGCTGCGGAAAATAGTTATATGCTTCCGCTTACTTTAGCGGTTGAAGCTGCCAACGAAACGGTACGTTCCTGTGAAGCTTTGGGCTATAACGTCTCAGTGGCGTTTGTCGATATGTCCGGTCAGCCAAGAGTTCAGCTAAAAAGCGATAAGAGTACGCCGCATACGTTTGAGACGGCCTATCGAAAAGCCTATACCATCGTGACGTTTGGCCCTAACTATCATATAGAAACCAGTGGTCAAGTGGCCGATCTAATGAGCAAAAATCCAGCAATATATAATGCCGTACTCACTATCCCCAATGTCACGCCATTGCCCGGAGCATTAGCGATAAAAGTGAAAGGAAATATAATAGGTGCGATTGGGGTCAGCGGCGCTCCCGGCGGCGATAAAGATGAGGCGTGTGCTCAAGCGGGTATTGACAAAATCAGCAGCAGATTACCTGAATAG
- a CDS encoding cupin domain-containing protein: MANGSISNAIEVTTHNIECDIKRRLLLAGMLGAVSTFSAKPLFAQLTSPDNTTVSDNGIVRTILQSYSDGEGNEFRLVMTTYPPGVGLPSHHHPSVGFNYILEGIAESQYLDEPLLTFKAGDSYQDKANAQHLIFRNADRVNPLKYLIAYTTKKGQPFLIIP; the protein is encoded by the coding sequence ATGGCAAATGGCTCTATCTCAAATGCTATCGAGGTCACTACACATAATATCGAATGCGATATCAAACGACGGCTGTTACTGGCCGGCATGTTAGGTGCGGTAAGCACTTTCTCCGCAAAGCCATTGTTCGCTCAACTAACATCGCCAGATAATACGACAGTCTCTGACAACGGAATCGTTCGAACCATCCTGCAAAGTTACTCAGATGGGGAAGGCAACGAATTTCGCTTGGTCATGACCACCTATCCGCCGGGAGTGGGTCTACCCTCTCATCATCACCCATCAGTGGGTTTCAATTATATTCTGGAGGGTATTGCGGAATCTCAGTACCTTGACGAGCCTTTACTTACCTTCAAGGCTGGAGACAGTTATCAAGACAAAGCCAACGCCCAACATCTGATATTTCGCAATGCCGACAGGGTCAATCCGTTGAAGTATTTAATCGCTTATACCACCAAAAAAGGCCAACCATTTTTAATTATTCCATAG
- a CDS encoding 4-oxalocrotonate tautomerase has protein sequence MPLTLTLTEGVLPAGTEKLAFRRICDSMLKWHGLSGNKVMTPNVVGAIHLLPKQQTYSGLEETEVAFIEWKVPSFAFNAREIQQGHIEEATGIIHELSGGKLPKQQIWANIVHAVDGAWGIAGQAMTNEQLGEALTTG, from the coding sequence ATGCCGCTTACTCTTACGCTCACAGAAGGTGTATTACCCGCAGGAACTGAAAAACTGGCTTTTCGCCGAATTTGCGATTCAATGTTGAAATGGCACGGGCTATCCGGTAACAAGGTGATGACGCCTAATGTGGTCGGCGCCATCCATCTGCTACCCAAACAGCAAACCTATTCTGGACTGGAAGAAACCGAGGTCGCCTTCATCGAATGGAAGGTGCCGTCATTTGCATTCAATGCCAGAGAAATTCAACAGGGACATATCGAAGAGGCCACCGGAATTATTCACGAGTTGTCGGGAGGCAAGCTGCCTAAGCAACAAATTTGGGCTAACATCGTCCATGCTGTTGATGGTGCCTGGGGAATTGCCGGGCAGGCGATGACGAATGAACAACTAGGCGAGGCGCTTACTACAGGTTAG
- a CDS encoding TetR/AcrR family transcriptional regulator has product MSIQNSIGYTSVRYTADQKQQTCQRIIEAAGRCFRKGGYSGIGVDGLAKEAGVTSGAFYGHFSSKAEAFKAVIIAGMKDLKSGIGFFKQQHGENWWEEFAKFYMGPKRTCDLGDSCILQSVTPEVCRSEEAIRAAFESELLEIVKLAADGTPEAGDQAAVDKAWANFAMLIGGVTLARAVTDEKIANEIAMAVQQALITRQKRT; this is encoded by the coding sequence ATGTCAATCCAAAACAGCATTGGATATACCAGCGTGAGATATACAGCGGACCAAAAACAACAAACCTGCCAGCGCATTATTGAGGCTGCCGGGCGTTGCTTTCGAAAAGGCGGCTACAGCGGCATCGGTGTCGATGGTTTGGCAAAGGAAGCCGGCGTGACCTCAGGGGCTTTCTACGGGCACTTCAGCTCCAAAGCAGAAGCTTTTAAAGCTGTAATCATTGCCGGAATGAAAGATTTAAAATCGGGTATTGGTTTTTTCAAACAACAGCACGGCGAAAACTGGTGGGAAGAATTTGCAAAGTTTTACATGGGGCCAAAACGCACCTGCGATCTGGGCGATAGCTGCATACTCCAAAGTGTAACACCGGAAGTATGTCGTTCCGAGGAAGCGATACGCGCTGCATTTGAATCGGAATTGCTGGAGATCGTCAAACTAGCGGCGGATGGAACACCGGAAGCAGGCGATCAGGCGGCTGTTGATAAGGCTTGGGCTAACTTTGCGATGTTGATTGGTGGCGTAACCTTAGCTCGCGCGGTTACAGACGAAAAAATCGCCAATGAAATTGCAATGGCCGTTCAGCAGGCGTTAATCACCCGGCAAAAGCGTACTTAA
- a CDS encoding IS3 family transposase (programmed frameshift): MSESKRKIFTGAQKAKVALEAVKGTKTINEIAQEHGVHPTQVSQWKKELLDNAGSLFEGKRGPKSVNAQNDPDRLYAKIGQLNMELDWLKKKSGDQPVEARQTWIRPDDELPLSRQCALLKVTRSVVYEQKKRLLKAVDEEECLLLRLLDEEYTRHPFYGSRRMTKYLHGCGYAVNRKRVQRLMQTLGLAGMAPGPNTSKSHPQHKTYPYLLRGVDIIRPNQVWSTDITYIRLPRGFVYLVAIIDWYSRKVLAWRLSNTLDAGFCVDCLDEAIKAYGAPEIFNSDQGSQFTSDAFTGVLIEHGITISMDGRGRALDNIFVERLWRTVKYEEVYLKQHGSLQDLLMGLTRYFMFYNEERLHQSLGYETPEVVYRTATGGGAKIVDKFNEVQEASALV, encoded by the exons ATGAGCGAAAGCAAACGGAAGATATTTACAGGTGCGCAAAAGGCCAAGGTTGCGTTGGAAGCGGTGAAAGGCACAAAGACGATCAATGAGATCGCCCAAGAGCACGGCGTGCATCCCACCCAGGTCAGTCAATGGAAGAAGGAATTGCTGGATAATGCCGGCAGTCTGTTTGAAGGCAAGCGCGGCCCCAAATCGGTTAATGCGCAGAATGATCCAGACCGGCTTTACGCCAAGATCGGGCAACTGAATATGGAGCTGGACTGGCTTAAAAAAAAGTCTG GGGATCAGCCTGTAGAGGCGCGCCAAACCTGGATAAGGCCGGATGATGAGTTGCCGTTATCCAGGCAATGCGCCTTGCTCAAGGTCACGCGTTCCGTGGTGTACGAGCAGAAAAAGCGTTTGCTGAAAGCTGTAGATGAAGAAGAATGTCTGTTGCTGCGCTTACTTGATGAGGAATATACGCGGCACCCTTTTTATGGTTCTCGGCGGATGACGAAGTATCTGCATGGCTGTGGCTATGCGGTTAATCGCAAGCGAGTTCAGCGCTTGATGCAAACCCTCGGATTGGCGGGCATGGCGCCGGGTCCCAATACCAGCAAGTCGCATCCGCAGCATAAGACTTATCCGTATCTGTTGAGGGGCGTCGACATCATCCGGCCCAACCAGGTGTGGAGTACCGACATCACCTATATTCGGCTACCGCGCGGCTTTGTCTATCTGGTGGCGATCATCGATTGGTACAGCCGCAAGGTACTGGCATGGCGATTGTCGAATACCCTGGACGCCGGGTTTTGCGTGGACTGTTTGGACGAAGCCATCAAGGCCTATGGAGCGCCCGAGATCTTTAATAGCGACCAGGGATCGCAATTTACCAGCGACGCTTTCACCGGCGTATTGATCGAGCACGGCATCACGATCAGCATGGACGGACGAGGTCGGGCTCTGGACAATATTTTTGTCGAACGGCTATGGCGAACGGTGAAATACGAAGAGGTGTATTTGAAACAGCACGGTAGCCTGCAGGACTTGTTGATGGGATTGACTCGCTACTTCATGTTTTACAACGAGGAGCGGCTGCATCAATCCTTGGGTTACGAAACGCCAGAGGTGGTGTATCGAACGGCGACGGGCGGCGGCGCCAAGATCGTGGATAAATTTAACGAGGTACAGGAAGCGTCAGCTCTTGTATAG
- a CDS encoding MAPEG family protein, whose protein sequence is MSPINSTATNISLLRIYTAPCITVGSVVAWLFWLLAGEYHSVRPELLVSPMAALFTLTALVWLIMVVVRNVAVIRGHASLGYFADYKSDIPADDRFERPARTFNNLMQVPTLFYVICLMMLIVKGADNVQIALAWAFVVLRYVHAIIYMAVNWVPYRFATCKVAPEIRTVV, encoded by the coding sequence ATGTCGCCAATAAATTCTACTGCCACCAATATCTCGTTGCTGCGGATTTACACAGCTCCTTGCATCACTGTCGGCTCGGTCGTAGCTTGGTTATTCTGGCTATTAGCCGGTGAATATCACTCTGTGCGACCGGAGTTGCTTGTTTCTCCCATGGCTGCGCTCTTTACGCTGACGGCTTTGGTGTGGCTGATTATGGTCGTTGTGCGCAATGTTGCCGTTATTCGAGGGCATGCATCGCTCGGATATTTCGCGGATTACAAGTCGGATATCCCGGCCGACGATCGATTTGAACGTCCCGCTCGAACCTTCAATAACCTGATGCAAGTACCAACGCTCTTTTATGTGATTTGTCTAATGATGTTGATAGTGAAAGGCGCTGACAACGTTCAAATCGCCCTTGCCTGGGCTTTTGTTGTACTCAGGTATGTCCACGCGATAATTTATATGGCGGTAAACTGGGTGCCTTATCGCTTCGCGACTTGTAAAGTGGCCCCCGAAATCCGGACAGTAGTTTAA
- a CDS encoding helix-turn-helix domain-containing protein, protein MSDLKRENRCPIDYALEVFGDRWTLLVLRDLMLSGKRHYRELMTSKEGIATNILASRLKKMEADGLVIRKHKPEDKRQVFYELTDKALDLVPVLLEISRWSVIYDKHTAAPPDLMRRYQEEPQQLIADLQEAARVRQT, encoded by the coding sequence ATGTCCGACTTGAAGCGCGAAAATAGATGCCCAATTGATTATGCCCTCGAAGTGTTCGGAGACCGATGGACGCTGCTCGTACTCCGCGATCTGATGCTAAGTGGCAAACGGCACTACCGAGAGCTGATGACGTCGAAAGAAGGAATCGCAACTAACATTCTGGCTTCGCGATTGAAGAAAATGGAAGCGGACGGACTCGTTATCCGCAAACACAAGCCCGAAGACAAGCGCCAAGTGTTTTACGAGCTAACGGACAAAGCACTGGACTTGGTGCCTGTGCTACTCGAGATTAGCCGCTGGAGCGTCATTTACGACAAACATACGGCAGCCCCACCGGATCTCATGCGCCGCTATCAAGAAGAGCCGCAGCAACTGATAGCTGATTTGCAAGAAGCGGCACGAGTTCGGCAAACCTGA
- the ribB gene encoding 3,4-dihydroxy-2-butanone-4-phosphate synthase, whose translation MNQTLLTPFGDANERVECALAALRQGQGVLVTDDEARENEGDLIFAAETLSVPQMAMLIRHCSGIVCLCLPEEKTQSLGLPMMAEHNSSRFSTAFTVSIEAAYGVTTGVSATDRVRTVQAAIADDAKADDLRRPGHVFPLKARTGGVLERAGHTEVTVDLMRLAGLKPYGVLCELTNPDGSMASLPEIVEFARCHQMPVLTVADVIAYRLAREAPALSLVSERLTAIA comes from the coding sequence ATGAATCAGACTTTATTGACCCCCTTCGGCGATGCGAACGAACGCGTGGAATGCGCGTTAGCCGCTTTGCGCCAAGGGCAGGGGGTGTTAGTCACCGATGATGAGGCGCGCGAGAACGAGGGCGACCTCATATTTGCCGCCGAAACCCTCAGTGTGCCGCAAATGGCCATGCTGATACGACATTGCAGCGGGATCGTTTGCCTCTGTTTGCCGGAAGAAAAAACTCAATCCTTAGGGCTGCCTATGATGGCGGAGCACAATTCCAGCCGCTTCAGCACGGCTTTTACAGTCTCAATCGAAGCGGCTTACGGTGTCACCACCGGCGTCTCGGCGACCGACCGGGTACGTACTGTGCAAGCGGCGATTGCGGACGATGCCAAAGCGGATGATTTACGCCGTCCCGGCCATGTATTTCCGTTAAAGGCCCGTACGGGCGGCGTATTGGAGCGTGCTGGTCACACCGAAGTGACGGTGGATTTAATGCGGTTGGCTGGGCTTAAGCCTTACGGCGTGTTATGCGAACTGACCAACCCGGACGGCTCGATGGCGAGCCTACCTGAAATCGTTGAGTTTGCCCGTTGCCATCAGATGCCGGTATTGACCGTCGCTGATGTGATTGCCTACCGTTTGGCACGCGAAGCGCCGGCGTTATCTTTGGTATCTGAACGTTTGACAGCAATAGCCTGA
- a CDS encoding DJ-1/PfpI family protein, with product MKRKITFFVYPEFELLDLSGPCSAFNLVNEFYGGHYEFSVVSATGGAVLDRAGLSLASEKFAEVGDNETIVAVGGPTAHAYDLGASTKAFLCESSGQGNRVVSVCTGAFLLAAAGLLDGRRATTHWRYAGLLQSRYPKVLVDIDRIYIKEGNICTAAGLTAGIDLALMLIEDDFGSSVAKNVAKDMVVYHRRLGGQSQFSAILDITPTSGRVRDVLCYAREHLREPLSVERLAEVACISPRQFSRTFFNATGMTPAKAIERLRLDVARPRIEETLEPLEQIARDVGLGSAEKLCRSCLHVFGRTSQELRRAARKPRDG from the coding sequence ATTGCTCGATTTAAGCGGTCCGTGCTCGGCATTTAATTTGGTAAACGAATTTTACGGCGGCCATTACGAATTTAGCGTGGTGTCCGCGACCGGTGGCGCGGTTCTGGACCGGGCAGGTTTAAGTCTGGCTAGCGAGAAATTCGCCGAAGTGGGTGACAACGAGACCATCGTGGCAGTTGGCGGTCCGACGGCCCATGCCTACGATTTGGGCGCCTCAACTAAGGCATTTTTGTGTGAAAGCTCAGGGCAGGGCAATCGCGTCGTCAGCGTTTGCACCGGTGCTTTTCTACTTGCCGCCGCCGGTTTGCTCGATGGCCGTCGAGCGACCACGCACTGGCGTTATGCGGGGTTATTGCAATCGCGATATCCAAAAGTCTTGGTCGATATAGACCGGATTTATATCAAAGAGGGCAATATTTGTACGGCGGCCGGATTGACCGCCGGCATAGACCTGGCGTTGATGCTGATCGAGGACGATTTCGGTTCCTCGGTTGCAAAAAACGTTGCCAAGGATATGGTGGTATACCACCGCCGCTTGGGCGGGCAATCGCAATTTTCGGCCATCTTGGACATCACACCAACTTCCGGGCGGGTTAGGGACGTCCTTTGTTATGCCCGCGAGCATCTCCGCGAACCGTTATCGGTCGAGCGCCTAGCCGAAGTGGCTTGCATCAGTCCGCGCCAATTTAGCCGGACTTTTTTTAATGCCACCGGCATGACGCCGGCGAAAGCCATCGAGCGGCTTAGGCTGGACGTCGCGCGGCCCAGAATCGAAGAAACGCTGGAGCCGCTCGAACAAATCGCCAGAGACGTGGGCCTGGGGTCCGCGGAAAAATTGTGCCGCAGTTGCCTGCATGTGTTCGGACGGACGTCGCAAGAATTACGGCGCGCCGCCCGTAAGCCGCGCGACGGCTAG